The Methanosarcinales archaeon genome has a window encoding:
- a CDS encoding CBS domain-containing protein: MKPMNRLLRDIMTRGVVSVRMDLSIREVAEKMIQQNVSAVTVTDHNGEIMGLISEMDVLQAVMDRSILNSTAETIMSSNIQSVEPSITLDEAARIMMNRGIHRLVVLSEPGVGASDRPVGILSTGDIIREIIKK; the protein is encoded by the coding sequence ATGAAACCAATGAATAGACTATTAAGGGATATCATGACCAGGGGTGTGGTTTCTGTTCGAATGGATCTTTCCATAAGGGAAGTGGCAGAGAAGATGATACAACAGAATGTCTCTGCTGTAACAGTAACTGATCACAACGGGGAGATCATGGGATTAATTTCTGAAATGGATGTACTTCAAGCTGTTATGGATAGATCGATACTTAATTCTACAGCAGAAACCATAATGAGTTCCAATATTCAATCAGTTGAGCCGTCTATCACATTAGATGAAGCTGCCAGGATCATGATGAATAGAGGCATCCACAGGTTAGTCGTTTTATCGGAACCAGGCGTGGGAGCTTCAGATCGTCCAGTCGGTATACTCAGCACTGGTGATATAATAAGAGAAATTATTAAGAAATAG
- a CDS encoding class I fructose-bisphosphate aldolase family protein, which produces MCTYVSRNIGKSVRLERIFDRKTGNTIIIPMDHGVGAGPIKGLVNLSDMVNKVADGGANAVLGHMGLPKYGHRGYGRDVGLIIHLSASTSLGPDPNHKVLVTTVEEAIKVGADCVSVHINIGADDEAEMLKGLGKTARKCDEWGMPLLAMMYPRGPKVEAEHDVEYVKHSARVGAELGADIIKTNYTGDTDSFRDVVEGCPVPVVVAGGPKVETERDLLNMVYDSKQAGGRGVAIGRNVFQADDPTALVEKISKIIHQDYSVDEVYK; this is translated from the coding sequence ATGTGCACATATGTCTCAAGAAATATAGGAAAATCAGTGAGATTGGAACGGATTTTCGACAGAAAAACTGGAAATACGATCATAATTCCAATGGATCATGGTGTAGGAGCCGGGCCTATTAAAGGTTTAGTAAACCTTTCAGATATGGTAAATAAAGTAGCAGACGGGGGTGCCAATGCTGTTCTTGGACACATGGGACTGCCCAAATACGGGCATCGTGGTTATGGCAGGGATGTGGGGTTGATCATACATCTTTCCGCATCCACTTCTCTTGGACCTGATCCTAATCACAAAGTACTGGTAACCACTGTTGAAGAGGCAATTAAGGTTGGAGCAGACTGCGTTTCTGTACATATAAACATCGGAGCTGATGACGAAGCTGAGATGCTGAAAGGGTTAGGGAAGACTGCCCGAAAATGTGATGAATGGGGTATGCCTTTGCTGGCTATGATGTATCCACGGGGTCCAAAAGTCGAGGCGGAACATGATGTGGAATATGTAAAACATTCAGCAAGGGTTGGTGCTGAACTTGGTGCTGACATTATTAAGACAAATTATACAGGTGATACAGATTCGTTCAGGGACGTGGTGGAAGGCTGTCCGGTACCTGTGGTCGTGGCTGGAGGGCCTAAAGTGGAAACCGAACGTGATCTTTTGAATATGGTATATGATTCGAAACAGGCAGGTGGCCGGGGAGTTGCAATTGGAAGAAACGTGTTTCAAGCCGATGATCCCACAGCCCTTGTGGAAAAAATCTCCAAAATAATACATCAGGATTATTCTGTAGACGAGGTCTATAAATAA